In Sebaldella termitidis ATCC 33386, one DNA window encodes the following:
- the rlmD gene encoding 23S rRNA (uracil(1939)-C(5))-methyltransferase RlmD — translation MKKGDNITIKIEKLVFGGEGLGHYDGFTFFVPMSVPGDEVEAEIISLKKDYGRALIKKIIKPSEDRIAGMDKISFEDFQGCDYAMIKYDKQLEYKSSILLETIKKIGKINDEINFEGIIGADNITNYRNKVSEPFAKKDGKIITGFYQKKSHDVFEVENNMLRSKIADKVVNELLEKLNEGDFTVYNEVNKSGFLRYLLVRNNSRNEVMITVVINKTTQLKKLRTVLLGLTEKYKEIVSVYISLKSDEGNYVLGNEHKLIYGSEYLEEELDGIKFKIYPDSFFQINSEQTIKLYNKAMEYLGDSEDKRIVDAFSGTGTLGMLVSKTARKVYCIESMESSVISAKHTAAENNIKNVRFKIGKVENKLPEILKNTKMDGIIFDPPRKGIDENTLKSIGKHGIERIVYISCNPSTLARDVKILTDLGYRLEKLAAVDMFPQTHHIEAVSLFLKN, via the coding sequence ATGAAAAAGGGAGATAACATAACAATAAAAATAGAAAAACTGGTATTTGGCGGAGAAGGACTCGGACATTATGACGGATTTACGTTTTTTGTTCCTATGTCAGTACCCGGGGACGAAGTGGAAGCAGAAATTATTTCACTAAAAAAGGATTACGGGCGTGCCCTCATAAAGAAAATTATAAAGCCGTCAGAGGACAGAATTGCCGGGATGGATAAAATAAGCTTTGAAGATTTTCAGGGCTGTGATTATGCAATGATAAAATATGATAAACAGCTGGAATATAAAAGCAGTATCCTTTTGGAAACAATAAAAAAGATCGGGAAAATAAATGATGAAATTAATTTTGAAGGTATCATCGGTGCTGATAATATAACCAATTACAGAAATAAAGTTTCTGAACCGTTTGCCAAAAAAGACGGGAAGATAATAACAGGATTTTATCAGAAAAAATCTCATGATGTCTTTGAAGTGGAAAATAATATGCTCAGAAGCAAAATTGCCGATAAGGTGGTAAATGAGCTGCTTGAGAAGCTGAATGAAGGGGATTTTACCGTTTATAACGAGGTAAATAAATCGGGATTTTTGAGATATCTTCTGGTAAGAAATAATTCCCGTAATGAAGTAATGATAACAGTAGTGATCAATAAAACTACTCAGTTAAAAAAGCTTAGAACCGTACTTCTGGGACTTACAGAAAAATACAAGGAAATAGTTTCTGTGTATATCTCACTGAAAAGCGATGAAGGAAATTATGTTCTGGGAAATGAGCATAAGCTAATATATGGCTCAGAGTATCTTGAGGAAGAGCTTGACGGGATAAAATTCAAGATATACCCGGACTCGTTTTTTCAGATAAACAGTGAGCAGACAATAAAGCTGTATAATAAAGCTATGGAATATCTTGGAGATTCTGAGGATAAAAGAATAGTGGATGCCTTTTCGGGAACAGGTACTCTGGGGATGCTGGTTTCCAAAACAGCAAGAAAAGTGTACTGTATAGAGAGTATGGAAAGCTCTGTTATATCTGCAAAGCATACTGCTGCTGAAAATAATATAAAAAATGTAAGATTCAAAATAGGAAAAGTGGAGAATAAGCTTCCCGAAATTTTGAAAAACACAAAAATGGACGGAATAATATTTGATCCGCCAAGAAAAGGGATAGACGAGAATACTCTTAAGAGTATCGGAAAGCACGGAATAGAAAGAATAGTTTATATTTCATGTAATCCGTCTACCCTTGCGAGAGATGTTAAGATTCTTACTGACTTAGGTTACAGGCTGGAAAAGCTTGCAGCTGTGGATATGTTTCCGCAGACTCATCATATTGAGGCAGTCAGCTTATTTTTAAAAAATTAA
- a CDS encoding sugar-binding transcriptional regulator, which produces MKKNEDRLLVKIAQMYYEENKTQSEISKILGIHRTSISRMLKTIREKKIVKIFINYDFGGTLSLEEELKSVFGLRDAIIVPSTPNQDKKIKVSLIGAAAADYLGRIVKDNDLIGVSWGEALAETVNAMEKKDCKGVVCIPLIGGPSGKLASSFHVNTIAYEIASKLNGKSMLIDSPAILESEEIKKALMETEYNHELSELWKKINIAVCGIGSPLISKHSNWQGFYADNLLESLKGEQVAGDILSRFYDINGKVLDTIISKKMISSELDNLKNADYSIGIAESLDKVAGILGALRGKYINVLVTTEETAEAVLKMNNKA; this is translated from the coding sequence ATGAAAAAGAATGAAGACAGGCTTTTAGTAAAAATAGCACAAATGTACTACGAAGAAAATAAAACACAAAGCGAAATTTCAAAAATACTCGGAATCCACAGAACAAGCATAAGCCGGATGCTTAAAACAATAAGAGAAAAGAAAATAGTAAAGATTTTTATTAATTATGATTTCGGGGGAACATTAAGCCTGGAAGAGGAGCTTAAGAGCGTATTCGGATTAAGAGATGCCATAATAGTACCGTCTACTCCGAATCAGGATAAGAAGATAAAGGTAAGTCTTATAGGTGCAGCAGCAGCGGATTATCTCGGAAGGATAGTAAAAGACAATGATCTTATAGGTGTTTCCTGGGGCGAGGCCTTGGCAGAAACTGTGAATGCCATGGAAAAAAAGGATTGTAAGGGAGTGGTATGTATTCCGTTAATAGGAGGACCTTCGGGAAAGCTTGCCAGCTCATTTCATGTGAATACCATAGCTTATGAAATAGCCTCTAAGCTGAATGGAAAGTCTATGCTTATAGATTCACCGGCTATTCTTGAGAGTGAGGAAATAAAAAAAGCACTTATGGAAACTGAATATAACCATGAGCTGTCTGAATTATGGAAGAAAATAAATATTGCAGTATGCGGAATAGGGAGCCCTCTGATCAGCAAGCATTCAAACTGGCAGGGCTTTTATGCGGATAATCTTCTGGAATCATTAAAAGGCGAACAGGTAGCGGGAGATATATTATCGAGATTTTATGATATAAACGGAAAAGTTTTGGATACCATTATTTCCAAAAAAATGATAAGCTCTGAACTTGATAATTTGAAAAACGCTGATTATTCCATAGGAATAGCAGAATCTCTGGATAAAGTAGCCGGAATTCTGGGAGCTTTGAGGGGGAAATATATAA